One window of the Pedobacter ginsengisoli genome contains the following:
- a CDS encoding DinB family protein, producing MIDFANELRKGYNGDAWHGNSLSAIISSVSKDQIFKRPIPNAHTIAELVLHLTSWTEEVFSRLEGNLAKEPEKGDWPMAKEETMQEWDAILSDFRLANEKLLNLAMEMSEDQWKKPVNQVLGSRVNYFELFNGLVQHHAYHAGQISLLLKF from the coding sequence ATGATTGATTTCGCAAATGAGTTAAGAAAAGGATATAACGGTGATGCCTGGCATGGGAACAGCTTGTCGGCTATTATTTCATCGGTAAGTAAAGATCAAATATTTAAACGGCCCATCCCCAATGCACATACCATTGCTGAACTGGTATTGCACTTAACTTCGTGGACAGAAGAAGTGTTTTCGAGGCTGGAAGGTAATTTGGCTAAGGAACCTGAAAAGGGCGACTGGCCTATGGCTAAAGAAGAAACCATGCAGGAATGGGATGCCATTTTAAGTGATTTTCGTTTAGCTAATGAAAAACTGCTTAATCTTGCCATGGAAATGTCCGAAGATCAATGGAAGAAGCCCGTTAACCAGGTGTTGGGATCGAGAGTGAATTATTTTGAATTATTTAATGGTTTGGTGCAGCATCATGCTTATCATGCCGGACAAATCTCTTTATTATTAAAATTTTAG
- a CDS encoding S8 family peptidase, giving the protein MKLRYILLFAFSFILSNSAFSQSKDVKLPANWYNLDLVADGYFGISTEKVYKELLSNKKPKQNVIVAVIDGGVDINHEDLKDVLWTNKKEIPGNGIDDDGNGYVDDIHGWNFIGSKKGDLAYDNLELVRILRVYGPKYVSTIRSTVLDSTQKEEYALYLKANAEFGKKYNEAHYTFGIVSMINKVLDSVAFINNKKIPSLEDIDKYVADNEDEEQVKKIIRGGSKDSGGIDKFYKEMKDAYKQYDVMLKYNLNVKYDQRQELVGDDYSNPKERLYGNNDVAGPNAEHGSHVSGIIGANRANSIGINGIANNVSIMAIRVVPEGDERDKDVANGIRYAVDNGAKVINMSFGKGYKWNKEVVDEAVKYAEEKGVLLVHAAGNDNEDVDVKENYPNKYFDGPEAAAYKKLIKKKALAAIPFKIEQNQNQMQSQGMRRGPNSLVIKKPEIDTAKFKLPHASNWIEVGASAYANDANLKASFSNYGKYNVDVFAPGFMINSTVPGSKYEEFDGTSMAAPVVSGLSALILSYYPDLKPHQVREIIMKSVSKVQQKVKYKNERGETVRVPFSDLCVSGGIVNAYEALKLAESYQSK; this is encoded by the coding sequence ATGAAATTGAGATATATATTGCTTTTTGCATTTAGCTTTATCTTAAGCAACTCTGCGTTTTCGCAAAGTAAAGATGTGAAACTTCCTGCCAATTGGTATAATTTAGATTTAGTTGCAGATGGCTATTTTGGGATAAGTACGGAGAAAGTGTATAAGGAATTACTTAGTAATAAAAAGCCAAAACAAAATGTGATTGTTGCAGTAATTGACGGAGGAGTGGATATAAACCATGAGGATTTAAAAGATGTTCTGTGGACTAATAAAAAGGAGATTCCAGGTAACGGAATAGATGATGATGGTAATGGATATGTTGACGATATACATGGCTGGAATTTTATAGGATCTAAAAAAGGCGACCTGGCCTATGATAATCTGGAATTGGTACGGATACTTCGAGTATATGGCCCTAAGTATGTGTCAACCATTCGATCTACAGTATTAGATAGCACTCAAAAGGAAGAATACGCTTTATACCTTAAAGCTAATGCAGAATTTGGAAAAAAATATAACGAGGCTCACTATACATTCGGGATTGTGAGTATGATTAATAAGGTTCTTGATTCTGTAGCGTTTATTAATAATAAGAAGATACCATCATTAGAAGATATAGATAAGTATGTGGCAGACAATGAAGATGAGGAACAAGTAAAGAAAATTATAAGAGGTGGTTCTAAGGATAGTGGAGGTATCGACAAGTTCTATAAGGAAATGAAGGATGCTTATAAGCAATATGATGTAATGCTTAAATATAATCTGAATGTGAAATATGATCAGCGACAGGAGTTGGTTGGGGACGATTATTCAAATCCAAAAGAACGTTTATACGGAAATAATGATGTTGCAGGGCCTAATGCTGAGCATGGTTCGCATGTTTCAGGCATAATAGGCGCTAACAGGGCTAATTCAATAGGGATTAATGGAATAGCCAATAATGTTAGTATAATGGCAATCAGGGTGGTACCAGAAGGAGATGAGAGAGACAAGGATGTTGCCAATGGCATCAGATATGCTGTGGATAATGGTGCTAAAGTTATTAATATGAGCTTTGGTAAAGGATATAAATGGAATAAGGAAGTTGTAGATGAGGCGGTGAAATATGCAGAGGAAAAGGGCGTACTACTTGTTCATGCAGCTGGAAATGACAATGAAGATGTTGATGTTAAAGAGAATTATCCCAACAAGTATTTTGATGGGCCGGAAGCTGCCGCTTACAAAAAGTTGATTAAAAAGAAGGCATTGGCAGCAATTCCTTTTAAGATTGAACAAAATCAGAATCAAATGCAAAGTCAGGGCATGAGAAGAGGCCCGAATTCTCTTGTTATTAAAAAGCCAGAAATAGACACAGCTAAATTTAAATTGCCACATGCAAGTAACTGGATAGAAGTTGGAGCAAGTGCATATGCAAATGATGCAAATCTAAAAGCGTCTTTTTCAAATTATGGTAAATACAATGTGGACGTATTTGCTCCTGGTTTTATGATTAATTCAACGGTCCCGGGCTCTAAGTATGAAGAGTTTGATGGAACCAGTATGGCTGCTCCAGTTGTATCTGGGCTGTCAGCATTGATTTTGAGTTATTATCCAGATCTTAAACCTCATCAGGTTAGGGAAATAATAATGAAGTCTGTGTCTAAGGTTCAACAGAAAGTTAAGTATAAAAATGAAAGGGGTGAGACTGTTCGTGTGCCTTTTTCAGATCTATGTGTTAGTGGAGGTATAGTTAATGCTTATGAGGCCCTTAAACTTGCAGAGAGCTATCAATCAAAATAA
- a CDS encoding CoA-binding protein codes for MKKTLIIGASPNPERYSYKAAHMLKSKGHSIINVGIKKGAVAGEEIEQPGHVHNDIDTITLYIGPHLQSSYYNYILETKPKRVIFNPGAENQELWELLLANNIEPIEACTLVLLATGQF; via the coding sequence GTGAAAAAAACATTAATTATAGGCGCCAGCCCTAATCCAGAAAGATATTCTTATAAAGCTGCACATATGCTTAAGTCAAAAGGCCACAGTATTATCAATGTTGGTATAAAAAAAGGAGCGGTGGCTGGCGAGGAGATTGAACAACCGGGACATGTGCATAATGACATTGATACAATTACACTATATATAGGACCCCATTTACAAAGTAGTTACTATAATTATATATTAGAAACAAAACCTAAACGAGTTATTTTTAATCCCGGTGCTGAAAATCAGGAACTGTGGGAACTGCTGTTGGCGAATAATATTGAACCAATAGAAGCCTGCACTTTAGTGTTATTAGCTACTGGCCAGTTTTAG
- a CDS encoding NAD(P)/FAD-dependent oxidoreductase yields the protein MQKDIEITLAPEDIDSVTAIKKNLSTALKIDLSRIGGYKILKRSIDARSRKVIYRLQVRAFIDEAPLPESLVVNYKNVSKAQHVIIVGAGPAGLFAALQCIENGLKPIVLERGKDVKQRRRDLAAINKEGIVNTESNYCYGEGGAGTYSDGKLYTRSNKRGDINKVLQIFVQHGASEDILVDARPHIGTNKLPHIITAIRETILNAGGEVRFDQKVTDILIDFGKIKGVVVNGEEKLFSNSVILATGHSARDIYELLNERNILVEAKPFALGVRIEHPQSIIDAAQYHCDIRSEFLPPAYYSLVEQVGARGVFSFCMCPGGIIAPCATYANEIVVNGWSPSKRNNPFANSGTVVQITLDDVKGADPLRMMHFQAEIEKTAFRLGGGDLVAPAQRMVDFVEGRVSVDLPKNSYLPGTRSVMLKDTLPDFVTSSLKNALPMFGKKMRGYYTNEAILVGVESRSSSPVRIPRDKETFQHPQVAGLFPCAEGAGYAGGIVSAAIDGVNCANAALKFS from the coding sequence ATATTGACAGTGTAACAGCCATTAAGAAAAATCTTTCAACAGCATTAAAAATAGACCTATCGCGAATTGGGGGCTATAAAATCCTTAAAAGATCTATTGACGCACGCTCCAGAAAAGTAATATATAGGTTGCAGGTAAGGGCGTTTATTGATGAAGCTCCATTGCCAGAGTCACTTGTTGTTAATTATAAAAATGTTAGCAAGGCACAGCATGTAATTATAGTTGGTGCCGGCCCAGCCGGATTATTTGCCGCACTTCAATGCATCGAAAATGGATTAAAGCCAATAGTACTTGAACGTGGCAAGGATGTGAAACAACGAAGAAGAGATTTAGCAGCAATAAATAAAGAAGGAATTGTAAATACCGAATCTAATTATTGTTATGGCGAAGGCGGTGCCGGAACGTATTCTGATGGAAAATTGTACACCCGATCTAATAAGCGGGGTGATATTAACAAAGTACTTCAAATCTTTGTTCAGCACGGCGCATCAGAAGATATTCTTGTTGATGCCCGTCCGCATATAGGTACAAATAAACTGCCTCATATAATTACTGCAATAAGAGAAACAATTTTAAATGCAGGAGGGGAGGTTCGTTTCGATCAAAAAGTAACCGATATTTTAATCGATTTTGGGAAAATAAAAGGGGTAGTGGTCAATGGAGAAGAGAAATTATTCTCAAATTCAGTTATTCTGGCCACCGGACATTCAGCGCGGGATATTTATGAATTGCTTAACGAAAGGAATATTCTTGTTGAAGCCAAGCCCTTTGCACTGGGGGTAAGAATAGAACACCCTCAATCCATTATAGATGCTGCGCAATACCATTGCGATATCAGGAGCGAATTTTTGCCGCCTGCTTATTACAGCCTGGTTGAACAAGTTGGAGCCAGAGGAGTATTCTCATTTTGCATGTGCCCCGGTGGAATTATTGCCCCCTGTGCCACTTATGCTAATGAAATAGTTGTTAATGGCTGGTCTCCATCGAAAAGAAATAATCCATTTGCAAATTCAGGAACAGTAGTTCAAATAACGCTTGATGATGTTAAAGGTGCTGATCCTTTAAGGATGATGCATTTTCAGGCCGAAATTGAGAAAACTGCTTTTAGGCTTGGAGGAGGAGATCTTGTTGCGCCTGCGCAAAGAATGGTTGATTTTGTAGAAGGCCGTGTTTCAGTTGATCTGCCAAAAAATTCTTATTTGCCCGGAACCCGAAGCGTAATGCTTAAAGATACGCTGCCTGATTTTGTAACATCAAGCTTGAAAAATGCTTTGCCAATGTTTGGAAAAAAAATGAGGGGATATTATACCAATGAGGCTATTTTAGTAGGCGTGGAAAGCAGAAGCTCATCGCCTGTGCGAATTCCACGGGATAAGGAGACCTTTCAGCACCCTCAGGTTGCAGGGCTATTTCCATGTGCCGAAGGTGCTGGTTATGCCGGGGGAATCGTGTCGGCTGCAATTGATGGTGTAAATTGCGCTAATGCAGCTTTAAAGTTTAGCTAA